The following coding sequences lie in one Thermococcus sp. genomic window:
- a CDS encoding adenosylhomocysteinase — AEIMDMSFALQAKAAEYIKDNHEKLEPKVYVLPREIDEMVARIKLAEMGIEIEKLTEEQRKYLESWEHGT; from the coding sequence GGCGGAGATAATGGACATGAGCTTTGCCTTGCAGGCTAAAGCCGCTGAGTACATCAAAGACAACCACGAGAAGCTTGAACCGAAGGTCTACGTTCTCCCAAGGGAGATAGACGAGATGGTTGCTCGCATAAAGCTCGCCGAGATGGGGATTGAGATCGAGAAACTCACGGAGGAGCAAAGGAAATACCTTGAGAGCTGGGAGCACGGGACGTAG